In Sparus aurata chromosome 3, fSpaAur1.1, whole genome shotgun sequence, the following are encoded in one genomic region:
- the rp9 gene encoding retinitis pigmentosa 9 protein: MSSRKRTREKEERREHKRHKTSRQDMEKLKTHAKKLSQQVQTLKHVETFYEKPPPGFIKEHEDKPEDCIPAEPGNEAARSFLAHAPTKGLWMPLGKEVKVMQCWRCKRYGHRTGDKECPFFIKGNQKLEQFRVAHEDPMYDVIRENKRNEKETRIQQLQQLLQDTTSSNSDSSSSSSSSSSDHHRSKKRKKRKDKKKKDKKKRKRKRKHKSSKTSDCSDSD; encoded by the exons ATGTCGAGCAGAAAGCGAACtcgagagaaggaggagagacgAGAGCACAAGAGACACAAGACCTCCAGACAGGATATGGAGAAACTCAAAACACATGCGAAGAAACTCAGCCAGCAAGTCCAAACACTGAAACACGTCGAGACGTT CTATGAGAAACCTCCACCAGGATTCATAAAG GAACATGAGGACAAACCGGAGGATTGCATTCCTGCTGAACCAGGAAATGAAGCGGCCAGGAGCTTCCTGGCACACGCCCCCACCAAGGGGCTGTGGATGCCTCTGGGGAAGGAGGTGAAGGTGATGCAGT GTTGGAGATGCAAACGCTACGGCCACAGGACCGGAGACAAGGAGTGTCCGTTCTTCATCAAAGGCAACCAGAAACTGGAGCAGTTCAGAGTG GCTCATGAAGACCCTATGTATGACGTCATTcgggaaaacaaaagaaatgaaaaagaaaccag gatccagcagctgcagcagctgcttcagGACACCACCTCCTCCAATTCAGacagctccagctcctcctcctcttcctcctccgaCCACCATCGCagcaagaaaaggaaaaagaggaaggacaaaaagaagaaagacaagaagaagagaaaaaggaaaagaaagcacaAATCCTCCAAAACCAGTGACTGCTCAGATTCTGATTGA